A stretch of Nitrospiria bacterium DNA encodes these proteins:
- a CDS encoding beta-ketoacyl-ACP synthase III — protein MKTRIIGTGAYLPERVMTNRDLERMVETTENWIVERTGIRERRIADPGEAASDLAVPAARRALEMARLNERDLDLILVATITPDMFFPSTACLVQDRLGAPQAAAFDLSAACSGFLYALSIADQYIRNGVYKNVLIIGTEVMSRIVDWTDRNTCVLFGDGAGAAVLQRTKSEHGVLSTHLRSDGRLWDLIQVPGGGSRIPPSPSMLAERKPYIKMKGNETFKVAVRTLEEAVYETLKSAHVQPSDISLMIPHQANFRIIQAVAQRLGLAMDKVVLNVDRYGNTSAASIPIALDEAVRQGRVKDGDLLLFEAFGAGLTWASALVRW, from the coding sequence ATGAAAACTCGAATCATCGGTACCGGCGCCTATCTTCCCGAACGGGTCATGACGAACCGGGACCTGGAACGGATGGTGGAAACGACCGAAAACTGGATCGTGGAGCGAACGGGCATCCGGGAGCGGCGGATCGCCGACCCGGGCGAGGCGGCGTCGGACCTGGCGGTCCCCGCGGCCCGTCGGGCCCTGGAGATGGCCCGCCTGAATGAAAGAGATCTGGACCTGATTCTGGTGGCGACCATCACGCCGGACATGTTTTTCCCATCGACGGCCTGCCTGGTTCAAGACCGGCTGGGGGCGCCTCAGGCGGCGGCCTTTGATCTTTCCGCCGCCTGTTCCGGGTTTCTGTACGCCCTTTCCATTGCCGACCAGTACATCCGAAACGGCGTTTATAAAAACGTGCTGATCATCGGGACCGAGGTAATGTCCCGGATCGTCGACTGGACGGATCGAAATACCTGCGTCCTGTTTGGGGACGGCGCGGGGGCGGCCGTCCTGCAGCGAACGAAAAGCGAGCATGGGGTCCTGTCAACCCATCTCCGTTCCGACGGCCGGCTGTGGGATCTCATTCAGGTGCCGGGTGGAGGGTCGCGCATCCCTCCCTCTCCTTCGATGCTGGCCGAAAGGAAGCCGTATATTAAAATGAAAGGGAATGAAACATTTAAAGTGGCGGTCCGGACCTTGGAGGAAGCGGTGTACGAAACCCTCAAGTCGGCTCATGTTCAACCCTCTGACATCTCCCTGATGATTCCCCATCAGGCCAACTTTCGGATCATTCAAGCGGTGGCTCAGCGGCTGGGATTGGCCATGGATAAAGTGGTTCTCAATGTGGACCGGTACGGGAATACGTCGGCCGCGTCGATCCCTATCGCCCTGGACGAGGCGGTTCGCCAAGGGCGCGTCAAAGACGGAGATCTGCTGCTGTTCGAGGCCTTTGGCGCCGGTTTAACCTGGGCCTCGGCCCTTGTCCGGTGGTAG
- the rpmF gene encoding 50S ribosomal protein L32 produces the protein MAHPKHKISKSRRDKRRTHKKLRAPSLAPCPQCHEPKRPHYVCLNCGTYKGQTIIAIKES, from the coding sequence ATGGCACATCCAAAGCACAAGATATCCAAATCCCGAAGAGATAAACGACGGACCCATAAAAAATTACGGGCCCCGAGCCTGGCTCCCTGTCCTCAATGTCACGAACCCAAGCGGCCTCATTATGTCTGCCTGAATTGCGGGACCTATAAAGGCCAGACGATCATTGCGATCAAAGAATCCTAG
- the fabD gene encoding ACP S-malonyltransferase gives MTVAFLFPGQGSQYVGMGAKLYAASDAARQVYREAQQALGFDIAKLCHEGPADRLDLTEHTQPAILTTSLAALRWAEEKGLSASMLAGHSLGEYTALVASGGLAFSDAVTLVRNRGRYMQEAVPAGIGAMAAVLGLDRRTVEEICRSASGQGIVSAANINSPVQIVIGGERPAVEAAMALARERGAKRIMPLAVSVPSHCSLMKPAAERLSRDLNGVKLLRLRIPVVTNVDAVPITSGDLAKEALVRQLASPVLWVDTIQRMVQEGITTFVEIGPGTVLSGLVKRIAKEARTYHIEDPESLEETLGALAA, from the coding sequence ATGACGGTTGCATTTTTGTTCCCAGGCCAGGGGTCTCAATATGTCGGAATGGGCGCAAAGTTATACGCGGCATCCGATGCGGCCCGACAGGTTTACCGCGAGGCGCAGCAGGCGCTGGGTTTTGATATCGCAAAGCTATGTCATGAGGGCCCGGCCGACCGGCTGGATCTGACCGAGCATACGCAGCCGGCGATTCTCACGACCAGCCTCGCGGCCCTGAGATGGGCGGAGGAAAAAGGGCTTTCGGCCTCCATGCTGGCCGGGCACAGCCTGGGCGAGTATACCGCGCTGGTCGCCTCCGGCGGATTGGCCTTCTCCGATGCCGTAACGCTTGTCCGGAACCGAGGGCGGTACATGCAGGAGGCCGTTCCGGCCGGGATCGGGGCGATGGCGGCCGTCCTCGGTCTGGACCGAAGGACGGTGGAGGAAATCTGCCGTTCGGCTTCTGGCCAGGGCATCGTTTCGGCGGCCAATATCAATTCTCCCGTTCAGATCGTCATCGGGGGGGAACGTCCCGCGGTCGAGGCGGCGATGGCGCTGGCCAGAGAGAGGGGAGCGAAGCGGATCATGCCGTTGGCGGTCAGCGTTCCTTCCCATTGTTCCTTAATGAAACCGGCGGCGGAACGCCTGAGCCGGGATTTAAACGGCGTGAAGCTCCTCCGGCTGAGGATACCGGTCGTGACGAATGTGGACGCCGTGCCGATCACCTCCGGTGATTTGGCGAAGGAGGCGCTGGTTCGGCAATTGGCCTCCCCCGTTCTCTGGGTCGATACCATTCAACGCATGGTTCAAGAGGGAATCACCACGTTTGTCGAGATCGGACCGGGGACGGTTTTGTCCGGTTTGGTCAAGCGGATCGCCAAAGAGGCGAGAACGTATCACATTGAGGACCCGGAAAGTTTGGAGGAGACCCTCGGTGCACTGGCCGCTTAA
- the plsX gene encoding phosphate acyltransferase PlsX has translation MKLAVDGMGGDDAPGPIVEGAVLAARELGVGIILVGDSAVLGKELDRHSPSGLDISIVHAAQKVEMDEAPSVVIRRKRESSIWVATELVRKGDAVAVISAGNSGATMATALYILGPLQGVERPAIATIMPTLLGYSILLDVGANVDCKPLNLFQFAIMGNEYAEWVLQKSNPKIGLISIGEEDTKGNEMTKEAFKILKASPMNFIGNVEGRDVYSGTADVIVCDGFIGNVALKISEGLADVLGKLLKREIAATFGGKFGYFFLRSAFQRFRRRLDYAEYGGAPLLGVNGISIICHGRSSAKAIKNAVRVAKTQAEGRVNERIQKDIEESMTLYSKVHEEYLQSLRRD, from the coding sequence ATGAAATTGGCCGTCGACGGAATGGGCGGGGACGATGCGCCCGGACCCATTGTTGAAGGGGCGGTCTTGGCCGCCCGGGAATTGGGGGTCGGTATTATCCTGGTTGGGGATTCCGCCGTTCTCGGGAAGGAATTAGACCGTCATTCCCCTTCGGGTCTGGACATTTCGATCGTACACGCGGCTCAAAAAGTGGAGATGGATGAGGCTCCGTCCGTCGTGATCCGCCGAAAACGGGAGTCATCGATCTGGGTGGCGACCGAGCTGGTCCGCAAAGGCGATGCCGTGGCCGTGATCAGTGCAGGAAACAGCGGTGCCACGATGGCCACGGCGCTATACATCCTGGGCCCGCTCCAGGGTGTGGAGCGGCCCGCGATTGCCACCATCATGCCGACCTTATTGGGTTACTCGATCCTGCTCGACGTCGGCGCCAATGTCGATTGTAAACCCCTCAATCTTTTTCAATTCGCGATCATGGGAAATGAGTACGCCGAATGGGTGCTGCAAAAGTCGAATCCCAAAATCGGCTTGATCAGCATCGGCGAGGAGGATACAAAGGGCAATGAAATGACCAAAGAGGCGTTTAAAATTCTGAAGGCGAGCCCCATGAATTTCATCGGAAACGTCGAGGGACGCGATGTCTATTCGGGGACGGCCGATGTGATCGTCTGCGACGGTTTCATCGGAAACGTCGCCCTGAAAATCAGCGAGGGTCTGGCGGATGTCTTGGGGAAGCTTTTAAAGCGTGAAATTGCGGCCACGTTCGGGGGAAAGTTCGGTTATTTCTTCCTCCGATCCGCCTTTCAGCGTTTCCGTCGACGGCTGGATTATGCCGAGTACGGCGGGGCGCCGCTTTTGGGGGTGAATGGAATCTCGATCATCTGTCACGGACGATCGTCGGCCAAGGCCATCAAGAATGCCGTCCGCGTGGCCAAGACCCAGGCCGAAGGCCGGGTGAATGAACGGATTCAGAAAGACATCGAAGAGAGCATGACCCTTTACAGCAAAGTACACGAAGAATACCTCCAATCGCTCAGACGAGACTGA
- the tsaD gene encoding tRNA (adenosine(37)-N6)-threonylcarbamoyltransferase complex transferase subunit TsaD, whose product MLLLGIETSCDETAAAVVKDGREVLSNVLYSQEPVHQRYGGVVPELACRQHTAVISDVVCAALDKARVGLRDLSGVAVTQGPGLMGALLVGVSFAKALAYRHRLRLIGVNHLEGHIAAVHLENRTVDLPAVALVVSGGHTNIYFVPARGPFELVGWTIDDAAGEAFDKGAKMLGLPYPGGPAIDRVSRAGNSMRINFPRPYLNNDSLNMSFSGLKTSLRYYLERSGFPDGSDLSIPDVAGAFQQAIVDVLVEKTVSAAERYGVRSVCVTGGVAANTLLRRRLTEACEDSGRSLYIPNPTYCTDNGAMIAAAGHFNRERDFPLLTLSPQAAPPLDGSWFIGS is encoded by the coding sequence TTGCTTCTGTTAGGTATCGAAACATCGTGTGATGAAACGGCCGCCGCTGTCGTTAAGGATGGACGGGAGGTTTTGTCCAATGTTTTGTATTCACAGGAGCCGGTTCATCAACGATACGGGGGGGTGGTTCCGGAATTGGCCTGCCGTCAACATACCGCCGTGATCTCGGACGTGGTCTGTGCCGCCTTGGACAAGGCCCGTGTCGGACTTCGGGATCTCTCCGGTGTCGCGGTGACCCAAGGCCCCGGATTGATGGGCGCGTTGCTGGTGGGTGTTTCGTTCGCAAAGGCCCTCGCCTATCGTCACCGGCTGCGGCTGATCGGGGTGAATCATCTTGAAGGCCATATTGCGGCCGTCCATTTGGAAAACCGGACCGTTGATCTTCCCGCCGTGGCCCTCGTGGTTTCCGGCGGACATACCAATATTTACTTTGTTCCGGCCCGAGGTCCTTTTGAATTAGTGGGGTGGACCATCGACGATGCCGCGGGCGAAGCCTTTGATAAGGGAGCCAAGATGTTGGGCTTGCCCTACCCGGGGGGACCGGCGATCGATCGGGTATCCAGGGCGGGAAATTCCATGCGGATCAACTTTCCAAGGCCTTACCTTAATAACGATTCATTGAATATGAGCTTCAGCGGTTTGAAAACGTCTCTGCGTTATTATCTGGAACGATCGGGTTTCCCGGATGGGTCGGACCTGAGCATCCCGGACGTTGCGGGCGCTTTTCAACAGGCGATCGTGGATGTCCTGGTCGAAAAAACGGTTTCGGCGGCGGAGCGATACGGAGTCCGATCCGTGTGTGTGACGGGTGGAGTGGCCGCCAACACTCTTCTCCGTCGACGGTTAACCGAAGCCTGTGAGGATAGCGGACGATCGCTTTACATACCAAATCCGACCTATTGTACGGATAACGGCGCGATGATCGCGGCGGCCGGACATTTTAATCGGGAACGGGATTTCCCGTTGTTAACGTTGAGTCCTCAGGCGGCGCCTCCTCTGGACGGGTCGTGGTTTATTGGTAGTTGA
- the fabG gene encoding 3-oxoacyl-[acyl-carrier-protein] reductase, whose translation MTLKERVAIVTGGARGIGKAISQSLIQDGAHLVISDVNLGEAKQTADELATSGRRCLAVGADVTDGKGVAGMVDRAIREFGRIDILINNAGITRDGLLLRMKEEDWDLVLNVNLKGAFHCTKSVLPLMSKQRRGRIVNIASIVGVMGNAGQANYAASKAALIGFTKSVAREYAGRGITANAVAPGFIDTAMTQNLSSEVREGLMKQIPLGRLGTPQDIAHAVRFLVSEEAGYITGHVLHVNGGMLMV comes from the coding sequence ATGACTTTAAAGGAACGCGTGGCCATTGTCACGGGAGGCGCCCGAGGCATCGGAAAAGCGATTTCACAGAGCCTGATTCAAGACGGCGCCCATTTGGTCATCTCCGACGTCAATCTGGGGGAGGCGAAGCAGACGGCCGATGAGCTGGCCACCTCCGGTCGCCGATGCCTGGCGGTGGGGGCCGATGTGACCGACGGCAAGGGTGTGGCCGGGATGGTCGATCGGGCGATCCGGGAGTTCGGTCGGATCGATATCCTGATCAACAACGCCGGCATCACCCGTGACGGCCTTCTTCTTCGGATGAAAGAGGAAGACTGGGATCTGGTCTTGAACGTAAATTTAAAGGGGGCCTTTCACTGCACGAAATCGGTGTTGCCCCTGATGAGCAAGCAGCGAAGAGGGAGGATCGTCAACATCGCGTCGATCGTGGGGGTGATGGGCAATGCGGGGCAGGCCAACTACGCCGCATCGAAGGCCGCGTTGATCGGATTTACAAAGTCCGTGGCGCGCGAATACGCCGGCCGGGGAATCACCGCCAATGCAGTGGCGCCCGGCTTCATCGACACGGCGATGACCCAGAACCTGTCGTCCGAGGTTCGGGAGGGTTTGATGAAACAGATTCCCCTGGGCCGCCTTGGGACGCCCCAGGACATCGCCCATGCGGTTCGATTTCTGGTATCGGAGGAGGCCGGATATATAACGGGACACGTCCTGCATGTCAACGGCGGGATGTTGATGGTATGA
- a CDS encoding DUF177 domain-containing protein has protein sequence MQIHRSEIPQEGLDLDYEADPATLDLKSPGAEFEGSIRVRARLVPTDHSVYVSGEAQAHAKLQCVRCLEALFYPVHSSFEMTVVPMEVKPDRLAGEWHELDEKDLDEYVYSGDIIDLTDVVREQVLLSLPTYPLCRPNCRGLCPQCGADLNRTSCGCVEEDVRRPMTRFQEKLKKIIKK, from the coding sequence ATGCAGATTCATCGGTCCGAAATCCCGCAAGAGGGGCTTGATCTTGACTACGAAGCGGATCCCGCGACCCTCGACCTGAAAAGTCCCGGCGCCGAGTTTGAGGGTTCCATTCGGGTTCGGGCCCGGCTGGTCCCGACGGATCATTCCGTGTATGTTTCGGGAGAAGCCCAAGCCCATGCGAAGTTGCAGTGCGTTCGCTGCTTGGAGGCCCTTTTCTATCCGGTCCATTCCTCGTTCGAAATGACCGTGGTGCCGATGGAAGTGAAGCCCGACCGGTTGGCTGGGGAATGGCACGAGCTCGATGAAAAGGATCTGGATGAGTACGTCTATTCGGGCGACATCATCGATCTGACCGATGTGGTCAGAGAGCAAGTCTTGTTGTCCCTGCCGACCTATCCGTTGTGTCGGCCCAACTGTCGAGGACTTTGCCCTCAATGCGGCGCGGACTTGAACCGAACGTCCTGTGGTTGTGTGGAGGAGGATGTCCGTCGCCCGATGACCCGTTTCCAGGAGAAATTGAAGAAAATCATCAAAAAATAA